The Ancylobacter sp. SL191 nucleotide sequence GCCCCGTCCGCCAGCCACAGCCGGCGCTTCTCCGGCTCGGTGAGATAGGACCAGACCCGCTCGACCGGGCCGGGGAGGATACGCTCGAAGCGCAGCGTGTCGGGGGCGTCGAGGCGGGCGAAGTCGTCGTCGGCGGCGTGTGCTTGCGCGGTCATGGCGTTTCTCCCTGTTGGCGGGCGGCGGTGGCGGCGTCCTCGGCGCGCAGCAGGGCGTCGAGGGTGTTGAGGCGCCCGGTCCAGAACCGCTCGTAGAAGCTGAGCCAGTCATGGGCGGTGGCGAGCCGGGCCGGCTCCAGCCGGCACAGATGCTGGCGCCCGCGCACCTCGCGCCGCACCAGCCCGGCAGCCTCCAGCGCCTTGATGTGCTTGGAGGCCCCGGCCAGCGACATGGCGAAGGGTTCCGCCAGTTCGCCCACCGTGCGCTCCCGCTCGCTGAGGCTTTGCAGCATGGCGCGCCGGGTCGGGTCGGCGAGGGCGTGGAAGATGTGGTCCAGCCGGGGATCGGCGATGTCTATTTGTTCAACCATATGGTTTAGTATCTGCGCTGGCCTCGGAACTGTCAACCATTAAGTTGAATATCCGGCGTGCGCCCGCCTCGGTGGATAACGGGGATAGCGGGCAGGGATTGCCGATGGCGGCGCGGCACGCCACCTGAGGGAGCGGCGCCGTCATCCGGCCTACCTCTTGCCTGATAGAAGGGGCGTTCGCTTCGGAGTACCGATTCCCCCATGCGCTTCCCGCCCTCGTTCCTCGACGAGATTCGCGCCCGCCTCCCGGTGTCGGAGGTGGTGGGAAAGCGCGTGCAGTTGAAGAAGCAGGGGCGCGAATGGCGCGGCCTCTCGCCGTTCAACCCCGAGAAGACCCCGTCCTTCTATGTGAACGACCAGAAGGGCTTTTATCACTGCTTCTCCTCCGGCAAGCATGGCGACCAGTTCGACTTCATGATGGAGGTCGAGGGCCTGCCCTTCCCGGAGGCGGTGGAGCGGCTCGCCGGCATGGCCGGGGTGCCGATGCCCGTGCAGTCGCGCGAGGAGGAAAAGCGCGAGAGCCGTCGCAAGACGCTGCATGAGGTGATGGAGCTCGCCACCAAATTCTTCGAGACCACGCTGCAGAACCGCGCCGGCGCCAAAGGGCGCGGCTATCTCGCCGATCGCGGCCTCGGCCCCGCGACGCAGCAGCGTTTCCGCCTCGGCTACGCCCCGCCCGACCGCTACGCGCTGAAGGAGGCGCTGGGCGGCAAGGGCGTGCCGATGGAGGACATGATCGAGGCCGGCCTGCTGATTTCCGCCGACGACATCGCCATTCCCTATGACCGCTTCCGCGACCGCGTGATGTTCCCCATCACCGATCTGCGCGGCCGGGTCGTGGCCTTTGGCGGGCGGGCGCTGGAGAAGGACGTCTCGGCCAAATACCTGAACTCGCCGGAGACCTCGCTCTTTCACAAGGGCTCGCTGCTCTATAACGGCTTCAACGCCCGCGCCGCCGCCCATAAGGGCGCCCCGGTGATTGCGGTCGAGGGCTATGTCGACGTCATCGCGCTGGTCGAGGCCGGCTTTCCGGCGGCGGTGGCCCCGCTCGGCACGGCGCTGACCGAGGACCAGCTTGCTCTGCTCTGGAAGATGGCGCCCGAGCCGGTGCTGCTTTTCGACGGCGACAAGGCCGGCCGGCGCGCCGCCTATCGTGCGCTCGATCTCGCCATGCCCCATCTCAAGCCCGGCGTGAGCCTCGGCTTCGGCACGCTGCCGGACGGGCAGGATCCCGACGACCTCGTCCGCGCCGGCGGCCGCGAGGCGGTGGAGGCGGTGCTCGCCCAGGCCCGCCCGCTTGCGGACGTGCTGTGGGAGCGCGAGCTGGAAGCCGCCAATGTCGATACGCCCGAGCGCCGCGCCGCGTTGGAGGCCCGAATCGGCGAGATCGTCCGCGTCATCGCCGACGAGACGGTGCGCAAGCATTACCGCGCCGAGCTGATGGAGCGCTTCCGCCGCCTTTTCGCCCCGGTCTATGCGCCGGGCGGGGGAGGGGCCGGGCGGCGCGAGCCGGGCCGCTTCGGCACGCGCTTTGCCGGTCGTGGGGCGCCCGGTGACCGCCGGGGCGGCGCGGGCGGGCGCGGCGCCGCCGGCTCAGCCGGCGAGGGCATGCGCCGTTCGGCCCTGCTGCGCGGCGCGGCGGCGGAAATCCCGCGCAACGAGGCGCTGCTGCTCTTCGCCGCGATGAACCATCCTTGGCTGATGGAGCGCTTCGCCGAGGAGATCGCCGACCTGCCCTTGCAGAACAAGGACGCTGCCCGTTTGCGGCAGGCGCTGCTCGACGCCCATATGGAAGGGGCGGACGAGGATGCCGCGCATCTGGCGGCGCGGCTGGAGGTGGTCGGCGTCGCTCCGGTGGCCCAGCGCCTCGCCCAGATTGCGGTGGCGCGCCATGACTGGCCGGCCTTTGCCGATGCTGGGCGGGCCGATGTGGAATTGTGGTGGCACCAGCGGCTGGTCTTGCACCGGCGCAGCCACGCCCTATCTAAAGACCTGAAGGAAGCGGAGAAACGCCTCGCAGAGGAGCCCACAGAGATGAACTGGGCACGCTTTCTCGACATACAAAGACAGCTCGCGGCACTTGACGGCACCGAAGCTTTGGTAGAGGGGTTCGGCGCCGCATCGGGTCGTTCCGGGCGGTCGATGTAGAAGTCCTCTGGGTCGCCCGCCCCGCGCATCACCTGCGCCGTGGAGCGTGTGGCCCCGTTTGCGTCGTGATCGTCTCGGCGATCGTGGCGCGAGGTTTAAGGTCGAAGGGCGGTGGCCGGATTAACCGGACGCTGTCGGGCGCCGGGCGAAAGCCGGACGGCGGTTGAGGAGCACACGTATGGCGAAGCAGGCAGCGGACGCGACGGAAGCCCCCGAGAAGGACGGCGACACCCCGGATAGCCCGTTGCTGGACCTTTCGGACGCTGGCGTCCGGAAGATGATCAAGCTCGCCAAGAAGCGTGGCTATGTCACCTATGACGAGCTGAACGAGGTTCTCCCCTCCGAGCAGAACACGTCCGACCAGATCGAAGACATTTACGCGATGCTCAACGAGATGGGCATCAACGTGGTCGAGGCGGAAGAGGCCGAGGCGGAAGCCGAGGGCGAGGAGACCGCGGAAGCGGCGGACGACGAGGAAGAGTCCGGCGGCGAGATCGCCGAATCGGCCCCGCGCGCGGTCATCCGTTCCGAGACCAAGTCCGAGCCGGGCGAGCGCACCGACGATCCGGTGCGCATGTATCTGCGCGAGATGGGCTCGGTGGAGCTGCTCTCCCGCGAGGGCGAAATCGCCATCGCCAAGCGCATTGAGGCCGGCCGCGAGGCGATGATCGCGGGCCTCTGCGAGAGCCCGCTGACCTTCCAGGCCATCATCATCTGGCGCGACGAGCTCGTCGAAGGCAAGGTGCTGCTGCGCGACATCATCGACCTCGAGGCGACCTATGCCGGTCCCGAGGCGAAGAATGGCCCCATCGTCGAGGGCGGCACGCTGGCGCCGGAAGGCGACGAGGAGCGTGAGCCGACGCTGGGCGAGACCATCGCCGCCGACGATGACGACGACATGGAGAACTCGCTCTCCCTC carries:
- a CDS encoding ArsR/SmtB family transcription factor; translation: MVEQIDIADPRLDHIFHALADPTRRAMLQSLSERERTVGELAEPFAMSLAGASKHIKALEAAGLVRREVRGRQHLCRLEPARLATAHDWLSFYERFWTGRLNTLDALLRAEDAATAARQQGETP
- the dnaG gene encoding DNA primase translates to MRFPPSFLDEIRARLPVSEVVGKRVQLKKQGREWRGLSPFNPEKTPSFYVNDQKGFYHCFSSGKHGDQFDFMMEVEGLPFPEAVERLAGMAGVPMPVQSREEEKRESRRKTLHEVMELATKFFETTLQNRAGAKGRGYLADRGLGPATQQRFRLGYAPPDRYALKEALGGKGVPMEDMIEAGLLISADDIAIPYDRFRDRVMFPITDLRGRVVAFGGRALEKDVSAKYLNSPETSLFHKGSLLYNGFNARAAAHKGAPVIAVEGYVDVIALVEAGFPAAVAPLGTALTEDQLALLWKMAPEPVLLFDGDKAGRRAAYRALDLAMPHLKPGVSLGFGTLPDGQDPDDLVRAGGREAVEAVLAQARPLADVLWERELEAANVDTPERRAALEARIGEIVRVIADETVRKHYRAELMERFRRLFAPVYAPGGGGAGRREPGRFGTRFAGRGAPGDRRGGAGGRGAAGSAGEGMRRSALLRGAAAEIPRNEALLLFAAMNHPWLMERFAEEIADLPLQNKDAARLRQALLDAHMEGADEDAAHLAARLEVVGVAPVAQRLAQIAVARHDWPAFADAGRADVELWWHQRLVLHRRSHALSKDLKEAEKRLAEEPTEMNWARFLDIQRQLAALDGTEALVEGFGAASGRSGRSM